In Macadamia integrifolia cultivar HAES 741 chromosome 5, SCU_Mint_v3, whole genome shotgun sequence, a single window of DNA contains:
- the LOC122080152 gene encoding uncharacterized protein LOC122080152, with protein MGVKVGAVYLHWSQPVTSHSSSSAQTLASAISSSSSKKHGCRLVQRSTFLGTSTTKLLRSRSCEILKCGGQFLKRASSANLDGFPDEEFEENIRELAARFDLLSDGDEEQNNVSHVKDGELDLRADSREKQGESSSSLESCGINSVQIPSPFTPLKRETVEPPWLQFKPEPPDWPGRDKIDQANIERKANRVDLPLSLRIIKKKKQWDEGFREAGDSAYCSVKKAFSSMVFIIRELHSYTLQMRELLFFEDLQDILARVQKEMHASFVWLFQQVFSHTPTLMVYVMILLANFTVYSMGNNTAIAITPPPSAATEIVTVNENYPKNFDSSSAMKTFSVLSSPGNTASVGGQNGGGGGKFRPVTSGTEGDGQFKGSSSSWSYQSTIKPTTREDAESASVVETEPGRGEMMSEKEMKLWNSMVEEAMRMQAGTRGEALDHETMQRFVSPVKAEMEADDESDYLRTELLYQMAVAQEPKNPLLLANYAQFLFLVVHDHDRAEEYFKRATGVGREQEEEEGDAEALSKYATFLWLVRNDINAAEETYLEAIAAEPGNTYHAATYAHFLWNTGGEDTCYPLDSPDNDFNNLV; from the exons ATGGGAGTAAAGGTGGGTGCGGTTTATTTACATTGGTCGCAGCCAGTAACTTCTCATTCTTCCTCTTCGGCTCAGACGCTAGCCTCTGCAATTTCATCTTCATCGTCGAAAAAACATGGCTGCCGATTGGTTCAGCGATCGACTTTCTTAGGGACGTCAACGACGAAGCTATTGAGGTCTCGATCTTGCGAAATCCTAAAGTGTGGAGGACAATTCCTTAAGAGGGCTTCAAGCGCCAACTTGGATGGATTCCCTGACGAAGAGTTTGAGGAAAATATTCGAGAATTAGCTGCAAGATTCGATCTTTTGAGCGATGGTGATGAAGAACAGAACAATGTTTCCCACGTCAAGGATGGAGAATTAGATCTTCGTGCTGATTCCAGGGAAAAGCAAGGCGAGAGCAGTAGCAGCCTCGAGAGTTGTGGAATCAATTCTGTACAAATACCCAGTCCTTTTACGCCACTGAAGCGGGAGACTGTGGAGCCTCCTTGGCTTCAATTCAAGCCAGAACCGCCAGACTGGCCAGGAAGGGATAAGATTGACCAGGCGAATATAGAGAGGAAGGCGAACAGAGTGGATCTTCCCCTTTCTCTAAGAatcataaagaagaagaaacaatggGACGAAGGTTTCAGAGAAGCAGGGGATTCCGCCTACTGCTCTGTGAAGAAGGCTTTCTCTTCGATGGTGTTCATCATACGGGAGCTACACAGCTACACGTTACAGATGCGAGAGCTTCTCTTCTTTGAAGACCTCCAGGATATTCTGGCCCGAGTACAGAAGGAGATGCACGCTTCATTCGTGTGGCTTTTCCAACAGGTGTTCTCACATACCCCAACTCTCATGGTGTATGTGATGATCCTTCTTGCAAATTTCACTGTGTATTCGATGGGAAACAACACAGCAATCGCAATCACGCCGCCTCCGTCTGCCGCCACCGAAATTGTAACGGTAAATGAGAACTATCCCAAgaattttgattcttcttcgGCAATGAAGACGTTTTCCGTATTGTCTTCGCCTGGGAATACGGCTTCCGTGGGAGGACAAAATGGCGGAGGCGGAGGAAAATTCCGCCCTGTGACAAGTGGGACAGAGGGAGATGGACAGTTCAAAGGTTCCTCATCATCGTGGAGCTATCAGAGTACCATCAAGCCAACGACGAGGGAGGACGCGGAGTCGGCATCGGTGGTGGAAACAGAGCCTGGAAGAGGAGAAATGATGAGCGAGAAAGAGATGAAGTTATGGAATTCGATGGTGGAGGAAGCGATGAGAATGCAGGCGGGGACGAGGGGCGAAGCTTTGGATCACGAAACGATGCAGAGGTTCGTGTCCCCGGTGAAGGCGGAGATGGAAGCGGACGACGAATCCGATTACTTGAGGACGGAGCTTCTGTACCAAATGGCCGTAGCCCAAGAACCCAAGAACCCTCTGCTACTAGCCAATTATGCCCAGTTCCTCTTCCTCGTCGTCCACGACCACGACAG AGCCGAAGAATACTTCAAGAGGGCAACAGGGGTGGGAagggaacaagaagaagaagaaggagatgcaGAGGCGTTGAGCAAATACGCAACGTTCCTGTGgctggtgaggaatgacataaACGCGGCGGAAGAGACATACTTGGAGGCAATAGCGGCGGAGCCGGGGAACACTTATCACGCCGCCACCTATGCTCATTTCTTGTGGAACACCGGTGGTGAAGATACTTGTTACCCTCTTGATTCCCCAGACAACGACTTCAACAATCTGGTTTAA